One part of the Glycine max cultivar Williams 82 chromosome 14, Glycine_max_v4.0, whole genome shotgun sequence genome encodes these proteins:
- the LOC100779435 gene encoding HVA22-like protein f, producing the protein MGVLGTMARHLDTIIGPGVMLLYPLYASMRAIESPSTLDDQQWLTYWVLYSFMTLFELSTHKILAWFPIWGYLKLMFCVWLVLPMFNGAAYIYENYVRQYIKNIGTSNYSDEYKKVLHMMTFDARKAVERYNDRYGPDAFDRVVRAAEKEAKKR; encoded by the exons ATGGGTGTCCTTGGAACAATGGCAAGACATTTGGACACAATAATAGG GCCTGGAGTGATGCTTCTTTATCCTCT ATACGCATCAATGAGAGCAATTGAAAGTCCTTCAACCTTGGATGATCAACAGTGGCTAACGTATTGGGTTTTATACTCCTTCATGACCCTCTTTGAGCTTTCCACTCATAAGATCCTTGCTTG gTTTCCCATTTGGGGATACCTGAAGCTTATGTTTTGCGTCTGGTTGGTACTTCCAATGTTCAATGGAGCGGCTTACATATATGAGAATTATGTGAGGCAATACATAAAGAATATTGGAACTTCCAATTATTCTGATGAGTACAAGAAGGTCCTTCACATGATGACCTTCGATGCAAGGAAAGCAGTTGAACGCTATAACGATAGATATGGCCCTGATGCCTTTGATAGAGTAGTCAGAGCG GCTGAAAAAGAAGCAAAGAAGCGATGA